CTGCCAGACTCGTAAGTTACAATTCAAAATGATGAAGATATGCCCGACTTCAGGGAGAGCAAGATAAAAAATAAAAAAAATCTGGGTGGTATAAATAGTTATTAATCAATCATATTGAAATGAAAATAGAAAATCATCCCAAGTCACTGCAATTGTCATCAAGTAATTAGAATAGAATATGGTAAATTAGCCTGAACAATGAACCTTATCAATCAAATAATAAATTTAGGTGTGAAGCCAACTTACGAGGGTTGGGAAACGCAAATTACCAGAACTTTAAACCTGATTGGACTCATTGCAGGATTCAATGTATTTATCTCAGCACTTATTTTCCCGATACTGGGGATTTACGGATTCCAAACAATTTTTATTGTATACAGTTTTTTGTCACCGCTGATTATTGTTATTAACCGATTTGCCGGTTATCGTGCAGCCACCCATATATTTTACATGGTGAGTGCTGTACTGATGTTTTTTCTGACGGCCAAAATGGGGATTGACTCTTATATTTTGGTTTTTTTCTTCCCCTTGATTTTAAGTACAATTTTACTTCTTGGTCGCAAAGAAACTTTTGTGCATCTGGTTATTTCTCTCCTCTATTTTGTTTTTTGCCTGATTGGAATAGTATATGCCTTTGCGTATGATTTACTGAAAATACAATTCACGCCTGAATTATTTGAAACACTCAGGTTATATGTGATTAGTCTTGGTATTTTCTCAAGTATTATAATGGTTGTGATTATTACACACGGTAATTTGAAACGTGAAAATCAGATAAAAAAAATGCTGAAAGAAAAAGAAATTTTATTGGCAGAGGTATACCACCGGGTAAAAAACAACATGAATATTGTAACCAGTTTGTTGAATCTACGCAAGAATATGTCAGAGTCAGAAGAAGTAAAAACTGCGCTAGAATCGTGCCGGCAAAGAGTTTATGCAATGTCACTGGTACATGAAAAATTTTTTAAGCAAGATAATCTTACCGGAATACAGTTTGATATTTATGCGAAAGAACTTGTAAGGGCTATCAGCGCAACTTTTGACAATAAAAATGAAACTGTTTGCACTTTGCAGGCTGACTCAGTGCAGTTGAGCGTTGATCAGGCAATACCGTGTGGGTTAATACTGAATGAAATCATTACAAACTCATTTAAACACGGCCAACCTTTAACCGGAAGACAAGAAATAAATATTGAGATCACCTTGAATAAAAAAGTTGTCCGGCTAAGTGTAAAAGACAATGGTCAGGGATTTGATCCATCAACTAAAAAGTTTTCTGAAAGTTCAATGGGCATTGAGTTGATACATTCACTTTGTGACCAGCTTGACGCAACCTGTGAGTATAAAGCTGACAAAGGATCTCATTTTGTCATTAGCTTTAAAAAGAATAAGTGACCTACCTTGAAAGTAAATCTTCAACCATTTCTTTATCTGCCACCTGCCACCTATTTTCATGAAGTTCCAACATATCAAGAATCAGTCTTTTTTCTGGAAACTGTTCAGCTTTGATTTCTGAAATCATAAAACGGTCACCCAATTTTTTAATTTCAGTGAAGCTATCAAATCCATGAATTTTAAAATAGGTTTCAATTCCTTGATATTTTCTGTAAACGGGGAAAGAATATGGATGATCTGAATTAGCTAACTTTGTTATCATGAAAACTGAATTTCAAAAAGGATTGGATAAAGTTAATCAGAAGGATTTTAATTCAGCCATTGAACATTTTACGCTGGCAATTCAGTCTGATCAAAGCAAAGTTGAGTTTTATGCAGAGCGAGCGGTAGCCTACCTGAATATAGAACAGTTTGATTTGAGTATGTTTGATATGAACAGATGCATTGAATTAGAACCTATCAACAGCTATCGTTATGCTTGTCGGGCATTTTTGAAAAGCCGAATGGGTGATCACCACGGAGCAATTGCTGATTATGAACATGCCGTAAAACTTGACCCTGATGATGCCATTTCATACAATAATTTGGGCTTGGTACAAGAGGCTTTGGGATACATGCAACAAGCTCAAAAAAGCTATGAAAAATCAAACAAACTTGTAGGTTATAATCCCAAAAGATTTGATGAAGGCAACAAAGACAATAGCAATAACAAAGAAGATAACTCGTCTGAAAAATCACCTAACCAGACTGAACAACCCACAGCACCATTAAAATCATCACATGTGGCTAAGTCAGTATTCACTACCCGTGCAGGGTTTAAAGACTTTTTTGCATTCATCAAAAACGGATTCAAAATAAAATCATGACAAAAAAGGAGAAGGCGGATTTTATCATGACTTCATTGGAAAAATGTTATCCAGAAGTAAGCGTACCGCTTGATCATACAGACCCATACACGTTATTAATCGCCGTGTTATTGTCAGCCCAATGCACTGATGAACGGGTAAATATAATTACTCCCTTGTTATTTAAACGAGCGAATAATCCATACGACATGATAAAAATGTCAGTAGCAGAAATAGCTGAAATCATCAGGCCATGTGGTTTGGCACCGGCAAAATCAAAAGGCATTTTTGGTTTGTCACAAATACTTATTGATAAACACAACGGTGAAGTGCCGGCAGATTTTGATGCTTTGGAAGCCTTACCCGCAGTGGGGCATAAAACAGCATCTGTAGTAATGTCACAGGCGTTTGGCGTTCCGGCTTTTCCGGTTGATACGCATATACATCGGTTATTAACTCGTTGGGGAATAACCAATGGAACATCCGTAACGCATACTGAGCGCGATGCAAAAAATGTTTTCCCTATTGAATCATGGAACAAACTTCATATTCAAATTATTCTTTACGGCAGAGAATTTTCACCGGCGCGAAATCCCAAAAGAGGATAAAGATTTTATCACATCAACCATTGGTACTAAAAAAGCAAAAGCTGAATTGCGTTGAAGTTATTAAATAGCTCTTGTTTAAAATGAATACTAGTCTATCCTCAAATCATTGATCGCTTATTCTATCTTTATCGTGTGAAAAAGGTGCTGATAAAGCTAAAAAACAGGTATATCCTCTCTACACTGATAGCCTTAGTGTATGTAACCCTTTTGCATAATACAGATATTTACACGCTCATTCAACGCAACAAAAAAGTATCTGCACTCTCTTCAGAAATTGAACACCGCAAAACTGAAATAGAGCAAATGAGAAAAAATTTAAATGAACTCCAAGATTTAAGGTCATTAGAGAAATATGCTCGTGAAACTCACCTCTTCAAAAAAGACAATGAAGATGTTTTTATTTTCTCTTTTGAATAATAATCATTCCTAAAAATAGTTAACCACTCTGTCAGTTCAATCAAAGCATTAACTTTGTCTCATGCGAAATCTTGCTGCTTTATTCTTGTTGGGTTCTGTTTTTCTCAACAATTCATTTGGTCAGAACACTATTTTTAGTGAATCATTCACAACCGGTGTTCCTACCACGTGGTATATGGAAAATCAGGACAATTTAACTCCCGTAGTTGATACATTTGATCAAGCTTGGATAAGTTTTGTTACTTCAGATGACACTTGTGTTGCAAGCACATCGTATTATAATCCGGCGGGACAATCCTCAGATTATTTGATGACCCCACGCATTACCTTAAATGCTTATTCTAAACTAGTGTGGTCAGCGCGCTCGTATGACGCTTCTTTTCCTGATGATTATATTGTTCTTGTGTCAACAACTGATAGTCTCTCAAGTAGTTTTACAGATACCATTTTTGTGCAGGAATCAGAATCATATCTTTGGCAAAAAAGAAGTGTACAATTAGATATAGAAGGTTATGCATCAGAAGATGTTTTTATAGCATTTAAAAATATAACTACGGATGGATATTTTCTTTTATTGGATGATGTCATTGTGCTGAGTTCAAATTTTGCCTCACTTGAAGACTACGAGGCTTCATCTATAAGTTTGTATCCCAATCCAACAGCAGAATTTATTCAAATACAAAATTTGCCTGAAAATGCAGAAGTGACTTGTTTTTCAGCACAGGGTGAGATAATGTTCAGCGGAAACTCATCCTCTTGGAACGTTAGCCAACTTGCTTCAGGTGTATATTATATCAAGATTACATCCGACAAGGGAACTGAAGTTTTGCCATTCATCCGTGAATAAGGCATTTTGAAGCTGCCACGCCTCCATTAGTCGAATAGCTGATTTGCATCACTTATCAAATCTATTGATTTCTTATTTTTGTGCCGCGAAATTGAGTAGTTGATTATTTCTATTCTTTTTGCACGTGCAGGAAACACTAATAAAAAAACAACCACAAATGAAAAAATTGATTCTGATTGCCTTTGTATTTGTTGCCATGGCTGGTCGTGCAGACGAAGGAATGTTTCTCCCTTTTACGGTAAAAGAGAATTACACCGATATGCAATCACTTGGATTGCAGCTTTCTCATAAGCAAATCTATAACGCAAAAAAACCAAGTTTAAAAGATGCCGTTGTTTCATTAGGCGGATTTTGTACTGCAGAAATTATTTCACCTAAAGGATTATTGCTCACCAATCATCACTGCGGATATGATGCCATTGCTGAAGCCTCAACACCTGAACATGATTATCTGACTGACGGTTTTTGGGCAATGAATTATAGTGAAGAAATTCCGGTACCCGGATTAACGGCCTCCATTGTGGTGCGCATTGAAGATGTCACAGATAAAGTGTTGTCTCAAGTTCATGATGATATGGATGAAGATTCCAGAGCACTTGCAGTAAGAAAAATTTCTCAACAATTATCACAAGAAGCAGTTAAAGGCACCCATTATCAAGCTTACGTGCGTGATTTTTTTGGTGGTAACGAATATTATCTTTTTATAGTTGAAGTTTTTGAAGACATTCGTTTAGTAGGTGCACCTCCTTCAGCAATTGGAAAATTTGGTGGAGACACAGACAACTGGATGTGGGAGCGTCAAACAGGAGATTTTTCTATGTTCAGAATTTATGCCGGTCCGGATAATAAACCGGCAGAATTTGCCATGGACAACCAGCCTTATGTTCCAAAACACCACTTCCCTATTTCAATTAAAGGAATTAATGAAGGAGATTTTTCAATGGTAATGGGGTATCCAGGTTCAACTAACAGATACCTGACTTCACACGGGGTGAAAATGGCTATTGAAAAAGATCAGCCAAGTCGTGTTGAAGTGCGCGGTATGAAATTAGACATCATGAAAGAGCACATGGATAAAAGTGATGAAGTGAGATTGCAATATGCATCAACATACGCGCAAGTGAGCAATTATTGGAAATATTTTATTGGGCAAACTGAGCAATTGAAAAAGAACAATGTCTACGATAAAAAATTGGCAATTGAAAAAGAGTTCACTAATTGGGTAAATCAAGATGAAGGTAGAAAAGAAAAATACGGTAATGTGATTTCTGATATGGAATCTTCATTTGCTGTTTTAGAAAAATATGTCAACCTTAAAGTATATTTTACAGAGGCTATTTATTCACTTGGAATAGGCCGTTTCATGCTGAGACATGCAAAATTGTATACCTTGGTTACGGATGCAAATCCTGATT
This genomic stretch from Crocinitomicaceae bacterium harbors:
- a CDS encoding sensor histidine kinase, translating into MNLINQIINLGVKPTYEGWETQITRTLNLIGLIAGFNVFISALIFPILGIYGFQTIFIVYSFLSPLIIVINRFAGYRAATHIFYMVSAVLMFFLTAKMGIDSYILVFFFPLILSTILLLGRKETFVHLVISLLYFVFCLIGIVYAFAYDLLKIQFTPELFETLRLYVISLGIFSSIIMVVIITHGNLKRENQIKKMLKEKEILLAEVYHRVKNNMNIVTSLLNLRKNMSESEEVKTALESCRQRVYAMSLVHEKFFKQDNLTGIQFDIYAKELVRAISATFDNKNETVCTLQADSVQLSVDQAIPCGLILNEIITNSFKHGQPLTGRQEINIEITLNKKVVRLSVKDNGQGFDPSTKKFSESSMGIELIHSLCDQLDATCEYKADKGSHFVISFKKNK
- a CDS encoding tetratricopeptide repeat protein, whose protein sequence is MKTEFQKGLDKVNQKDFNSAIEHFTLAIQSDQSKVEFYAERAVAYLNIEQFDLSMFDMNRCIELEPINSYRYACRAFLKSRMGDHHGAIADYEHAVKLDPDDAISYNNLGLVQEALGYMQQAQKSYEKSNKLVGYNPKRFDEGNKDNSNNKEDNSSEKSPNQTEQPTAPLKSSHVAKSVFTTRAGFKDFFAFIKNGFKIKS
- a CDS encoding endonuclease III translates to MTKKEKADFIMTSLEKCYPEVSVPLDHTDPYTLLIAVLLSAQCTDERVNIITPLLFKRANNPYDMIKMSVAEIAEIIRPCGLAPAKSKGIFGLSQILIDKHNGEVPADFDALEALPAVGHKTASVVMSQAFGVPAFPVDTHIHRLLTRWGITNGTSVTHTERDAKNVFPIESWNKLHIQIILYGREFSPARNPKRG
- a CDS encoding septum formation initiator family protein, with translation MKKVLIKLKNRYILSTLIALVYVTLLHNTDIYTLIQRNKKVSALSSEIEHRKTEIEQMRKNLNELQDLRSLEKYARETHLFKKDNEDVFIFSFE
- a CDS encoding choice-of-anchor J domain-containing protein encodes the protein MRNLAALFLLGSVFLNNSFGQNTIFSESFTTGVPTTWYMENQDNLTPVVDTFDQAWISFVTSDDTCVASTSYYNPAGQSSDYLMTPRITLNAYSKLVWSARSYDASFPDDYIVLVSTTDSLSSSFTDTIFVQESESYLWQKRSVQLDIEGYASEDVFIAFKNITTDGYFLLLDDVIVLSSNFASLEDYEASSISLYPNPTAEFIQIQNLPENAEVTCFSAQGEIMFSGNSSSWNVSQLASGVYYIKITSDKGTEVLPFIRE
- a CDS encoding S46 family peptidase, whose translation is MKKLILIAFVFVAMAGRADEGMFLPFTVKENYTDMQSLGLQLSHKQIYNAKKPSLKDAVVSLGGFCTAEIISPKGLLLTNHHCGYDAIAEASTPEHDYLTDGFWAMNYSEEIPVPGLTASIVVRIEDVTDKVLSQVHDDMDEDSRALAVRKISQQLSQEAVKGTHYQAYVRDFFGGNEYYLFIVEVFEDIRLVGAPPSAIGKFGGDTDNWMWERQTGDFSMFRIYAGPDNKPAEFAMDNQPYVPKHHFPISIKGINEGDFSMVMGYPGSTNRYLTSHGVKMAIEKDQPSRVEVRGMKLDIMKEHMDKSDEVRLQYASTYAQVSNYWKYFIGQTEQLKKNNVYDKKLAIEKEFTNWVNQDEGRKEKYGNVISDMESSFAVLEKYVNLKVYFTEAIYSLGIGRFMLRHAKLYTLVTDANPDSKMISDEVEKIKPYYDGFFAGFDFATEVHLMQRMFELYANKVSADQQPADLNEITGRTNEGFSWDTFVETASAGSVFTNRERYEAFIEKPTDEAFTGDKLFKLTHALLINFRDLVYGNDASIAQAKLDKANRLFIAALREMYPDRKFYPNANSTLRLTYGTIQKYSAHGKQYDYYTTIESMMAKEDPNNEEFIIPAKLKELYEKKDYGRYGQDGSLWINFISNNDITGGNSGSPVINGNGELIGCAFDGNWEAMSGDIAFEKDFQRTISCDIRYILFIIEKYAGATHLIDEMTIIE